Proteins encoded within one genomic window of Paenibacillus thermoaerophilus:
- the rbfA gene encoding 30S ribosome-binding factor RbfA, which produces MARIRVGRVGEQIKKEMSLLLQNELKDPRIGFVTVTGVDVTNDLSIATVYLSVLGDDEQKETTLKALAQATGFIRSEIGRRIRLRKTPELQFKFDSSIEYGSRIDKLLNELREEESNR; this is translated from the coding sequence ATGGCCCGAATCCGCGTTGGACGCGTAGGCGAGCAGATCAAAAAAGAAATGAGTCTGCTTTTGCAAAATGAACTGAAAGATCCTCGGATCGGGTTCGTGACGGTCACCGGGGTGGACGTGACGAACGACTTGTCGATCGCCACCGTGTACCTCAGCGTGCTGGGCGACGATGAGCAAAAAGAGACGACGCTGAAGGCTTTGGCCCAGGCTACCGGCTTCATCCGGTCGGAGATCGGCCGGCGCATCCGTCTGCGCAAGACGCCCGAGCTGCAGTTCAAATTCGACAGCTCCATCGAATACGGAAGCCGGATCGACAAACTGCTGAACGAGCTGCGGGAAGAGGAATCGAACCGATGA